DNA from Micromonospora nigra:
GAGGACTCCACCCTCGTCATCACCGACGACTACGCCTCCGCGCGACACGCCCGACTCGTGCCACGGGACGGGCAGTGGTTCGTCGAGGACCTCGGCTCCACTAACGGCACCTACCTGGATCGCGCTAAGGTCACCGGACCGACCCCCGTCCCCCTCGGCGTGCCGATCCGTATCGGCCGCACCTCTCTCGAATTACGGCCATGACTTTGACCCTGCGCTATGCGGCCCACAGCGACCGCGGTCTGATCCGAGACGGTAACCAGGACTCCGTCTACGCCGGGCCGCGGCTACTCGCCGTCGCCGACGGCATGGGCGGCATGGCCGCCGGTGACGTCGCCAGCAACATCGTCATCGGTGCCATGGCGCCCCTCGACGAGGACGTCCCCGGTGACGCCCTCGTCGACGCGCTCCGGTCCGCCGTGGGCACCGCCAACCAGCAACTCCGCGACACCGTGGACGCCAACCCCCAGATGGAGGGGATGGGCACCACGCTGACCGCGACCCTCTTCTCCGGCAGCAAGCTGGGCATGGTCCACATCGGCGACTCGCGGGCCTACCTCCTGCGCAACGGCGAGTTCGCGCAGATCACCAAGGACGACACCTACGTCCAGATGCTCGTCGACGAGGGTCGGATCAGCGCCGAGGAGGCGAGCAGCCACCCCCAGCGCTCGTTGCTCACCCGGGCGCTCGACGGCCGCGACATCGACCCGGAGTACAGCGTCCGCCAGGTGCTGCCCGGTGACCGCTACCTGATCTGCTCCGACGGGCTCTCCGGCGTGGTCAGCGCCGAGACCATCGCCGAGACCATGCGCGAGTACGCCGACCCGCAGCAGTGCGTGGAGCGCCTCGTGCAGCTCGCGCTGCGCGGCGGCGGCCCCGACAACATCACGGTGATCATCGCTGACGCCACCGACCAGGACATCGTCGAGGCCAGCCCCATCGTCGGCGGTGCCGCCGCCCGGGACCGGGGAATGGCCACCTCGGCCGACGTCTCCACCCCGGCCGCCCGCGCCTCGGCGCTGTCCGCGCCGCGACCCCCGGCACCCGAGGACGAGTCGGCGGCCAACGCCGACGACGAGCCGGAGGAGCGGCGACGCCGGCCCCTGCGGGCCCTGGCGATCGCCGGCGCGCTGCTGGTGCTCGTCGGTGGTGGTGCCTTCGGTGGCTGGACGTACACCCAGCGCCAGTACTACGTGGGTGCCACGGACGACGGCCAGATCGCCGTGTTCCGGGGCATCCAGGGCCAGATCGCCGGCATGGACCTGTCGACCGTCCACTCGGAGAGCACCGCCGAACTGGACGACCTGACGCTGGCCGCGCAGGAGCAGGTCAAGCAGGGCATCCCGGCCCGCAACCAGCCGGACGCCGAGCGGCGGCTCGCCGAGCTGACAGTCGACAGCCCGACGAACGTCAACCTCAAGCCGATCTGCCCGCCCACCATCCCCCCGGCACCGGTCGAACCCACTCCGACACCCACCCCGCCGGTTCCCCCGACTCCGACCCCGGCCGCGACCGCCCTGCCGACGGTCGACCCGTCCGGCCTTCCCACCGCGCCGGCCTCCACGCCCGACGCCCCACCCTCCGACACCTTCTCGCCGGCGGTCGACCCGGCCACCTGCCGGTCGCCCGAGTAGGCGTCGGCTCGAATCCGAGGACGATCGTGACCGCAGCGGCCACCCCGGCAACCTCGCCCGCCACCATGGGCGAGCAGCCCGGCGTACGCCTGGCCCGGTCCCGGCGCAACGCCGAACTGTCGCTGCTGCTGCTGGCCATGGTGCTGGTGGCCGCCTACGGGGCGATGGTCGAGGCGAAGGTCCTGGACACGGTCACCCCCGACTTCTGGATGCCGGCCGCCGCACTCACCGC
Protein-coding regions in this window:
- a CDS encoding PP2C family protein-serine/threonine phosphatase; protein product: MTLTLRYAAHSDRGLIRDGNQDSVYAGPRLLAVADGMGGMAAGDVASNIVIGAMAPLDEDVPGDALVDALRSAVGTANQQLRDTVDANPQMEGMGTTLTATLFSGSKLGMVHIGDSRAYLLRNGEFAQITKDDTYVQMLVDEGRISAEEASSHPQRSLLTRALDGRDIDPEYSVRQVLPGDRYLICSDGLSGVVSAETIAETMREYADPQQCVERLVQLALRGGGPDNITVIIADATDQDIVEASPIVGGAAARDRGMATSADVSTPAARASALSAPRPPAPEDESAANADDEPEERRRRPLRALAIAGALLVLVGGGAFGGWTYTQRQYYVGATDDGQIAVFRGIQGQIAGMDLSTVHSESTAELDDLTLAAQEQVKQGIPARNQPDAERRLAELTVDSPTNVNLKPICPPTIPPAPVEPTPTPTPPVPPTPTPAATALPTVDPSGLPTAPASTPDAPPSDTFSPAVDPATCRSPE